In Rhodamnia argentea isolate NSW1041297 chromosome 1, ASM2092103v1, whole genome shotgun sequence, the genomic window TCCTTAGCTAATTCAAGATGGGTGCAAATGAAACCCCATTTCAAGAAGATCAAAGTCGAACTAAGCTTGAATTACTTGCTTTGTACCTTGACTCTATATTCTATCTAAGGGTAGCATGACTACCTTGACTATATTTAGGAGACTGTAGCCACTATCATAGGAGCTATGGGAAGCCATTCCTAAGCCAGGAGTTACTCAGACTCAAGAGATCAGAGAACCTCGGAGAATCTGGATCTGGCCAAAGGGGAACAACAACAAGATAAAAGCAAGCGAAAGTTTGACTAGAGACTGAGCGGCTCCATTCGCAAGGTAGATAAAGTAGCTTAACTTGCTTCAATAGTGGCTAACCGGCTGAAAAGTTAGGTGAAGTTTATTTTATTCATCATTCGTCCTAAATTTTATGTTGGTATTACTCATGTATTTTCCGTcgtattaaaaagaaaattcaatttaaatttcacTATTgtacttttttcaatttttttaattaaagctCTTAGCAGATAATTATATTGAATCACAACTTCATGTCAAATTCATTAGGTGAATGTAGATCGACGAAACATCTCAAGTTCATTTGTCTTTGTTGGCCCAACCTTTGGAGTAGACATATAGACATAGTTCAGCACTCCCTGAATACGAGAAAGAGTTAAAATCCGAACAATTcgccttttccttttgtcattttttactctcttttttaatgtttttttcaatttggtccttcTCATGCCTAAGATCAATGAAGAAACGGCAATGTATTGGTCAACTATAGCAAATTAATGAGTGCTCTAAGTTTTCATGACAGTGGTTGGGCTACTAGGAAAGCACCGTTTGCTAAAGACAAGACATGAAAAGCAAAAGTTTGCGACGCTGTCTGTCATGTCTATATCAAATTGACGTGGTTTGGAAATCGAAGTCAACGAAGCAATTGAGGCGAATGGACAATTTGGTTCGCAAAAAGAAATTCGTGTAGTTTGTTTGACTTGAGTTTTAGCATGTTCGGGACGTGACAAATATTGACCGCCTAAATGATATCCGAAACTTCACGCATTTTCACAAGACGAATGACTTGAAAGAGATGACATTCTCTTATCTGGACACGTGAGAGATGACCTAATGGAAACGCTCACTTCTCTCGAGTTTACAACTCGTCTACGGTCATAACCGATGCACTCGGAGATAGTTATAGCTTATCAATTCTtattgaactttgaattgagcGACTTGAGAAAATAACACGTGCTTACAAGGGTTCATAGTGAAGAAATATAGCAATCTTCCTACAGCTAGGTCCAATCTTCCGGTGATATAGATGGCACTGAGCAAGCAATTCCCCTTACGAGCCTTTGCTACTGCCCGGGCTCGGGCAAAGGACTTTTAGGCCAGGCCGGCCAGGCCGTCCAATTGAGCATGTTCGAATGGTATGATGCAAAATAGAGCAACCACCTTTAAATTTCAAAACGCCGGTGTCGTGCTGAAGACATGGGTTGGACCACCAAGCAAAGCAGGCAGAGCATGTGTAAAAGATCCAGCACCAACAAATCATGAGTCCAACGTTCCGCAAGCTTTACACCAACATCATGCATTTTCCATTCATTGTGTCCGGAGTCAattcttgaaattattgtatgaatagcgattcaatcctaaattttacaattttgccaatttaatctcaaaACTTTTGATGAATTACGCGACTCATGAATATTTAACTCATCCATGTGTGAGTGAGTGATTATTTAACATGAACATGGTCTAATCATGCACATTTGTTCGGTAGGGACGCAAGTGAATTAAGCTATTTACGAATTCCTTGAGCTCGAACTCAATTCTTTTCGAGATCGAGTCAAGTTTTGAGGTAGCTCAAGCACCTTGGTCGAGTCGAACTTGAAAATACTTTGCTTGAATAGCTTGTAAGCTTGATGGAGTATTTGCATTTTACATAGTTTAATTGTATGTAAACTTCTTGTTATAATTATGCAAATAGACACTAttgcttttcaatttcaagGCATTTTTTGctattaggggtgtcaaaaaagcaaGAGCCGGTCGGACACGACTTGgcccggcccgaaaattcacctaatttttcGAGCCTTTTCGAGCCGGGCATCGGTACTATTCGAGTAAGGCTCAGGTCGGGCTTGCTtcggcttttttgacacccacttttttttttaatttaattttttttttttttatattctttcatttgacggGCTTGTCAAGTGcttttgattccaaaaaaaggaaaaaaaaccgaCCCGAAGAGTTGGGGTATATGTAATTCGGGCTCGAGAGAGGCCGAGCTAGGTCTTGTTTATTTTCGGGCCGATTCAGGCCGAAAAGAGACCTGGCCCGTTAACACCCCTATTTGCTAAACAAATGCAATCTCGAGGTTGAATTTGAGCTTAACTAAGCTCGAGATTAGACAAAAATTGATCGCCCAATCAAGTCTAGCCCAAACGAGACAAGCGCAATTTTATTGAAAGCTTAATCGAGTTGTCCGGGCTTCAGAGGTCGAGCCCAATCAAGATCGAAGCGAGTTTCATACTTTGCTAGTGCGGGTCTAATTCAAGTATTGAACCGAATTTAGTCGACTGGATTACATTTAAtcctatttctctttttttttctttttctttttttaattgagagAAATACCTGTTTAttctagcaaagaaaaaaaatatagcgatgatatcaagaaaatattatgcaaaataaaaaaactgtCTCTCAAATTTAATTGAAGAACATCTATATTGTCACGAAAGAAACATTTAGTAAAGCCCGAAGTAACTACTGCCTAGAAAAACCAAGCTCAAGACCAAGAAAGCAGTAGCAGCGGTACTCGCCTCCCCAACCCTTGAAACCCCACTGGCCGGCGCCGGTACCGGAGAAACCGCCGGAGAACCACCAATACTGCTCCCAGCCGCCGCCAGCACTAGGGTCGCCTTGGCGTCCTTGTTGGCATCTGCCATGTCGTGGATCCTCGGCCTCGTTCCATCGACTGCACTGCCCACTTGCCACACCTGATTCAGGCTCCTTGAGCCTGCCGGAACCTTCACTGATGCGAACAACCTCATGGTCCCGCTGGCCTCGTCGGCGCTCAGGTGCCACACGTCGAACGACAGCTTGGACTCGGCAATGGAGTGGTACGAGGAGATGTTGAAGGTCTTGGCAACGACTGAGCCGGCGGAGCTCTTGAGCGCCATCAGTGCTTGCGCTCCAACCATGCCGGTGGAGGTCGGGTTGATGGCCCAGGCGACCCAtccgcctccgccgccaccgGGGGAGGAGGAGGGCCGCGCGGCGGAGAAAgcgagggagagggaggagTTGGAGGGGTCGAAGGTGAAGTGGAGGGTGGCGTTGAGGTGGGGGAGGGCGGTGCAGCTGGAGTAAGTCCTGTTGTTGGGGAAGGAGGGGTGGGGGTTGCAGGTCAGACCGAGAGAGGGGGTGATGAGTGAAAGGAGAATGAAGAGAAaagcggtggcggcggcggcatcgGCGGCCATTTTTCGGTGGAAGGTTGTGTGTTTTGGGTTGGTTTTAGCTGCGTGGGGAAGGTGGGAGCATGAATATATAGTGAAAACAAATGTTGGGGGCGTTTCACGTATGGTTTATTCATTGGAGAGTTTTAGGTGAACCATtgtatataattatatataaatgTGGATATACTCGTTCATCGTCTAATTTTAAGAGGTTTTTAATCTCAACAATACACGATCGGAAGCCTATCACCTCATGACGCCGAAGCTCAATCTGATTAAGTTCTTATAAGGAGAAATTGATCACTTTAAGTTCGAGAAATTATTGCGTTCAATCGGTATACGTACTAAACTTCATACTCTCATTTGATATCTCGATTATCTCAACCGTCATTtagttcacaaaaaaataagcgagtttagaaaaatatttttcacccatgGAAAAAATATTTCCCCTCATATTTCTTCCCTTGACTCCTTCACAttccttctatttttatttatttttcatttttctcttattttttttcaacctcttatatttttttgtttgatttttctctctcttgttttacTTCTTCCGTGCCCACcacaacaaatatttttcaatttattttcaggtctcaataaagtaccaaaaaatatagttattttcctaaaatttaaCTTGCTAAcagatatttttcagaaatgagttattttttgtaaaataaatagagcctaaaatatattaatttactAATTACTTTTATTCGCTATATCAAAATAATGAGTGGGACCCGTGTTTTCATACGAGGAAGGAGGAATAAGTGGGCCCCGTGTATTTAATCAAGTTAGGGCGTCCCCACTAATTCTCGACCTAGTTGTCGGGAATAATGCAACGTGGACCCAAATAAAGGTGAAAAGAGGACAGCTTTAGATGCGAAGAAATAGACATTATTAGCGATTATAATGATGTTTAAGGCAAGATTAAGCACGTTCACAGTAATATGTTGCACATGGTTTACCAGGAATGATGGGCCACACCGTGCTCATGTGGTTGCATGCCATGGAGCAAAGAGAAAGATCAGATTGATTTTGGAAGTCGGACGATCAAGTtaaggagaattaccaaaaaaattcttaaatttattataattatatcaatttagttatatattctttttttttttatcaattgagtccaaacCTTGCATATTTGTGCCTATTAACttaatttggccaaattttttCGAAAGTCGCTAATGTGGAGTGACCGTTGCTGATGTGGCATCGACAAgcacaatttttaatatattttcagatttttatttatttattctttctctctctaaccttTTCCTCTTTATTTGTCGGCGACCAACTAGATGCGAGGGCTGACGAGGTGGACCAAGctttcacttcttctttttttcttcccttccttatTCCTCAGCGATCAGCCAGAGGCGAGGGCCGGTGAGGTCGactagaaaaaaggaaaaagaaaataaaaagtaaaaaaattaaataaaacttgaaaacattaacatattatttaaaattattcacgttataTCGACCGCGCCATGTTAATATGGACTGAATTCGTATAAATGCAAAgaggtttatgattcaattgaaaaaagaaaaaagtttatgaatgaattgatacaattgtaatagactcatatttttttttggtaattttcttgtcGAGTTATGGAGCTAGAAATCCACATCGAACGGCTCGGGGTTGAGAGTGCGTCGGACTTTAATTAATTGAATGCATGCATATCCGTTCAATACGGTCCATCAATGAATGAAAGTTTATGGACCGTATTGAACAAACGAAATATTCAAAAATGACATCATATAGTGTATCAAAGCTCGCGAAGCACCggtgttaatttttttcatttgagacTTAAATTTGTCCAAGAACTGCAAACTCTGTGAATAATTGGGTCGCGCGGGcccaaagaaagaaatgtcTTCCGCCTAGCCGGCTATATAAATAAGAAATCGTATCATGacgacaagaaaaataaaataaaattagagagGATATATGATTGGGGCCGATTGTGCAGGATTCCGACAACACAAAAAGTTGGCACGTGCTTGCAACGATGATGTTCGCTGGACCGACATCAAGAGTCTGTTTATTACAGAACAGACGAACTTAATACTAATATTATTTCGTctcgaaaaaaattaaggttATTCGCGGTAAGTCTTGGTAACTAACGTAAAATTATTGGCAAAAAAGATTAataacttctcttttttcacaaaatttatCGGCAACTTATTAGTACTTTTATGAAATAATCAAAATCATATATAAGTTGtagaaaacaacaatttttgTACTAATTTTCCGAGCTTTGTTTGCATAACttatcaaaatttcaaacttcTGGACTCTtaaatgaaccaaaaaaaaaaaaaaaaaagatagacaaGAGCGATTTACCACTTTTTGTTagattaaattatcaatttgttTAAGGCTATCAAATTATATATGAGTCAGTTACCCATGTTTagttgtctctttttttttttttaaagaattactCTATTTTATATTTAGTCACTATCTTTTTTAATCAGCAACCCCttaatttatgactttttttttgcaagattaCCAGTCTAAATTTGTATGATTTTCTCCAATTACTAATCCTCATTTGAGTTTTATTTAcgcttaattattttttaatttgccaaCACCTTTTTACATTTCTCAGCACACGCCTTAATTAAAGCGCAATGATGTTGttatttcgggaaaaaaaaaaccttaattaGAGCGGGATGATGTTgttatttcaacaaaaaaaacctcaatTAGAGCGATTTACTAGCTTTTACCGGATTAACTTACCAACTAGTTTTTGATTATTGATAATTCTTTCAAAATTCTATTACCACGAAAAAAATCCGCTTTTCATAGCCAGGACAATAAAATCATCCGTGGCGCGTGTTTGAGATAAACATGATAAATTTTGCACTAGAGATGCTATGAATGTAAGAAATCTTCCAAATATTTTTCGGCTATGAATCAGGATTAGATCTTAAGTTTATTTAATCACTAACTTATATGTCCAAACCGATTTTTGGATCTCAATACATCTTGGCCCAGAAGATGTAATTCAGGAGATTAAGGAAATTAAGAACGCAGAGGAGGGCGTAATACAGATCCAAACGTGCCCGATTCAAATCGTTCCCTCCGAGCCACTCCCTCCCGAACCTCCCGCTCGCCGAGTTGATCGCGGACACCAGCGCCGAGCTCAGGAAGTACCCCATCGAGGTCGAGCACCACGCAAGCGCGGTGCACGCGCTCCTCATGCTCCCCGGCGCCCGGGAGTAGAAGAACTCGAGCATCCCACCCAGCGTGAGCATGTCCGACACCCCGATCAGCAAGTACTGCCACGCGAGCCAGAACACGGACAGCACGACCCCGTTGGCAGCGGCCCCACGCCTCTTGACCTCGACGGCCGCGGCGATGGCCATAGACAAGGAC contains:
- the LOC115753319 gene encoding auxin-induced in root cultures protein 12-like; translation: MAADAAAATAFLFILLSLITPSLGLTCNPHPSFPNNRTYSSCTALPHLNATLHFTFDPSNSSLSLAFSAARPSSSPGGGGGGWVAWAINPTSTGMVGAQALMALKSSAGSVVAKTFNISSYHSIAESKLSFDVWHLSADEASGTMRLFASVKVPAGSRSLNQVWQVGSAVDGTRPRIHDMADANKDAKATLVLAAAGSSIGGSPAVSPVPAPASGVSRVGEASTAATAFLVLSLVFLGSSYFGLY